The Thermosynechococcus sp. CL-1 genomic interval TAACGTAGGTGTAGTGATCCACTAGTGTGACATCGGGCTTGTTGAAGCGAGCCGCTAAATGGGCTTCCGCCACTGCTAAGCCAACGGCGTTACAAATCCCTTGACCGAGAGGGCCTGTAGTCACCTCCACACCGGGGGTCTCAAAGTTTTCCGGGTGACCGGGTGTGCGCGATCCCCATTGGCGAAACTGTTTAATGTCCTCGATGGTGACGCTGTCGTAGCCCGTGAGGTAGAGCAGGGCATACTGCAACATACAGCCATGACCCGCCGAAAGGACAAAGCGATCGCGATTGAACCACTGCGGATTTTTGGGGTTAAACCGCATGAACTGGTTCCACAGCACATAGGCCATGGGTGCTGCCCCCATTGGTAGGCCGGGGTGCCCGGAGTTGGCCTTTTGCACCGCATCGATCGCTAGGAAACGAATCGCATTAATACAGAGTTCATCAAGGGATTGAGTCACCGCAGGCATTGCTTTCTCTCTCTAATTGGGTTTGCAGCAGACAGTTAACGATCGGGAGTAAATTTGCGGAAGGCCAACGTCACGTTGTGCCCACCAAAGCCAAAGGAGTTGGACAAAGCCACCGTCACCGAGCATGCCCGGCTCTGATGGGGAACATAGTCCAGATCGCAGGCAGGATCCGGTTGCTCCAAGTTAATTGTAGGGGGGATGCGATCGTGGGCAACCGCCATCACCGTTGCGATCGCCTCAATACCCCCTGACCCCCCTAGGAGGTGCCCCGTCATGGATTTTGTCGAACTTACGGGAACGCGACGGGCATTTTCCTCACCAAGGGCACGTTTAATAGCGGCAGTTTCCGTACTGTCGTTGGCGGGGGTACTTGTACCGTGGGCATTGATATAGCTCACCTGATCCGGGGCAATCTCCCCATCCTTGAGGCAGGCTTCAATGGCACGGGCCGCCCCTTCTCCCCCCGGTGAGGGAGCAGTCATGTGGTAGGCATCACAGGTCAAGCCATAGCCCACCATTTCTGCATAGATGCGTGCCCCCCGCGCAAGGGCAAATTCCAATTCTTCAAGGATCAAGATGCCTGCCCCTTCCCCAAGGACAAAGCCATCGCGGTTGAGGTCAAAGGGACGGCTGGCATGGTGGGGGTCATCATTGCGGGTGGACAGGGCACGGGCTGCCGCAAAACCCGCCACCGATAGGGGAGTAATTGCTGCCTCAGTACCGCCACAGATCATGGCCTTGGCATAACCGTGCTGCACCATACGGAAGGCATCGCCAATGGCATTGGAACCCGCTGCACAGGCGGTCACGGAACAGGAATTCGGGCCTTTGGCACCGGTGTGAATGGCGGTGAGTCCGGCGGCCATATTGGCAATCATCATCGGGATCATAAAGGGACTACAGCGATCGGGCCCCTTGGTGAGATAGACCTCCTGCTGATCCTCCATCACCTTTAGGCCGCCCACACCCGTACCAATAATGATGCCAATGTCAGTGGCATTGCCCTCGTCAATCGTCAATTGGGCATCTGCAAGGGCTTGCTTACTGGCAGCCACGGCAAATTGAGCAAAGCGATCCATGCGTTTGGCATCTTTGCGATCCATGTAGAGGGTGGGATCAAAGCCACGCACCTCACCCGCAATGCGGCAGTCATGACGACTGGCATCAAAAGCCGTGATGTAATCAATGCCGTTGCGACCGGCCATTAACCCTTCCCAATACTCCGCAAGGGTGTTGCCGAGGGGGGTAATTGCCCCCATCCCCGTGACAACGACCCGTTTTTGGTGCGCCTTTGCCATGGATCTATGCAGCTACCTTATTGTTGATAAAGTCAAGGACATCTTGGACGGTTTTCAGTTTTTCCGCCTCTTCGTCGGGAATTTCCACACCAAACGCTTCCTCAAGTGCCATGATCAACTCCACGGAGTCAAGGGAGTCAGCATTGAGATCCTCGGCAAAACTTGCTTCGGGCACAACCTTTTCTGCATCAACACTGAGTTGATCGGCAACAATGGCTTTTACTTTTTCGAGAATTTCAGATTGATTCATAGATGCCTTAACTGGATGGACAACGATTGAGAACAGTAATTGATGCGGGCGATCGCCATTCCTCAAATCTAGGATGTTTCGTGCCCAGAATCAACGCGCCATAATTATAGGACAGATTGGGGATCCCCTAAGATACTCCTGCAACTGTGATAAGCTACAGTTTGGATACTTGACACCAACAACGCTACATCCACTGTTGCCCTCCCTTCACCGAGTTGCCGATGCATTTTACGATTGCCAGTCTGCTTGCCAACTTTAGCGAAGATAAATTTGTTGCCCCGAAAGTTCTCGAAAAAAAACTCGGCTGTGACGATCCTGAGAGCCAGCGAGAACTGGAAATTGCCCTTGATGCCCTAGAACGCATTGGCCTGCTCATCAAAGAACGGGGCAAGTATCGCCGCGCCAGTGATGATGGGTTGATTGAAGGGCGGCTGCGCTGCTCCAGCAAGGGTTTTTGCTTTGCGATTCAAGATACCGAGGGTGCTGAAGATATTTTTGTGCGTGAGCATCAACTCAGTACCGCTTGGAATGGCGATCGCGTGCTGGTGCGGGTCACCCGTGAAGGCCGCCGCAAGAAATCTCCAGAGGGGGAAGTGAAACTGATCCTTGAGCGGGGAAATCCCTCGGTGATTGCCCGGGTGAAACAGACCGAAGACGGCTTTCGGGCCATTCCCCTCGACGATCGCCTGCTCTTTGAAATTGCCCTTGAACCCAATGACCTCGTGCCCGATCTATCCACGGTGGTGGATCAACTGGTGCATGTGAACATTCGCCGCTATCCCTTGGGGGGGTACCTGCCGACGGGGGAAATTGGCCAGATCCTAGGGAGTGATGCCCAATCGGCGCCAGCCTTAGATTTGATTTGCTGCAAACATAATCTTGTCCGCCAATTTAGCCCCGCCCTGCGGACAGCAGCCGCCACCTTAAATGCCCAGTTGGAAACCTTGGACTTGAGCGATCGCCAAGACTTGCGGGAACTGGTCACCATTACCTTAGTGGCTCCCGGCCAAGAACCCCAAGTGGCCTTTTCCCTCG includes:
- the fabF gene encoding beta-ketoacyl-ACP synthase II; protein product: MAKAHQKRVVVTGMGAITPLGNTLAEYWEGLMAGRNGIDYITAFDASRHDCRIAGEVRGFDPTLYMDRKDAKRMDRFAQFAVAASKQALADAQLTIDEGNATDIGIIIGTGVGGLKVMEDQQEVYLTKGPDRCSPFMIPMMIANMAAGLTAIHTGAKGPNSCSVTACAAGSNAIGDAFRMVQHGYAKAMICGGTEAAITPLSVAGFAAARALSTRNDDPHHASRPFDLNRDGFVLGEGAGILILEELEFALARGARIYAEMVGYGLTCDAYHMTAPSPGGEGAARAIEACLKDGEIAPDQVSYINAHGTSTPANDSTETAAIKRALGEENARRVPVSSTKSMTGHLLGGSGGIEAIATVMAVAHDRIPPTINLEQPDPACDLDYVPHQSRACSVTVALSNSFGFGGHNVTLAFRKFTPDR
- the acpP gene encoding acyl carrier protein, translated to MNQSEILEKVKAIVADQLSVDAEKVVPEASFAEDLNADSLDSVELIMALEEAFGVEIPDEEAEKLKTVQDVLDFINNKVAA